One segment of Massilia sp. Se16.2.3 DNA contains the following:
- a CDS encoding IS3 family transposase (programmed frameshift): MARERRLFSEEFKREAVKLVGQPGASKAAIARDLGIGANLLGRWCRDANVDAEVTGGSEKVSSQEYERMRRELAKVKTERDILKKAPRLLRSRPQVKYGFIAKYRTIWPTRTMCRLLGVSSSGFYDWFGRPVSAHERENAQLLKAIKHSYEASDGTYGSPRVVRDLIDAGFACSENRVARLMKAAGIKARHKRRRAPGQLDAPIHAIAPNLLDRQFEATGPNQKWAADFTYVWTGEGWLFVAVVLDLYSRRVVGWSMQPTMTAQLVMDALLMAVFRRGRPRAVLHHSDQGSQYTSEDFQRLLESHGIVCSMSRRGNCWDNAAMESFFSTLKTERLSKKHYRTRDDLRADVFDYIERFYNPRRRHSTIGYISPVQFENLKCA, from the exons ATGGCACGTGAAAGACGGTTGTTTTCAGAAGAGTTCAAGCGAGAGGCAGTCAAGCTGGTAGGCCAGCCTGGTGCGAGCAAGGCGGCAATTGCGCGAGACCTGGGCATTGGCGCGAACCTGCTGGGACGGTGGTGCAGAGACGCCAACGTGGATGCAGAGGTCACAGGCGGGAGCGAGAAGGTCTCAAGCCAGGAATATGAGCGCATGCGGCGCGAGCTGGCCAAGGTCAAGACGGAGCGCGACATCTTAAAAAAGGCGC CTCGGCTACTTCGCAGCCGACCTCAAGTGAAGTACGGCTTCATCGCCAAATATCGAACCATCTGGCCGACGCGGACGATGTGTCGTCTACTCGGCGTATCGAGCAGCGGCTTTTACGACTGGTTCGGCCGGCCAGTGAGTGCGCACGAACGCGAGAATGCGCAGCTGCTCAAGGCCATCAAGCATAGCTACGAAGCCAGCGATGGCACATATGGTTCGCCGCGCGTAGTGCGAGACCTTATCGATGCTGGCTTCGCTTGCAGCGAGAATCGCGTAGCACGGCTGATGAAAGCAGCTGGCATCAAGGCTCGGCATAAGCGTCGCCGTGCACCAGGTCAGCTTGACGCGCCGATCCACGCCATTGCGCCCAACTTGCTGGACCGGCAGTTTGAAGCGACAGGCCCGAACCAGAAATGGGCAGCTGACTTTACCTATGTATGGACTGGCGAAGGCTGGCTGTTTGTCGCTGTTGTCCTCGACCTGTACTCGCGGCGTGTAGTGGGCTGGTCGATGCAACCGACAATGACGGCACAGCTGGTAATGGATGCCCTGCTGATGGCTGTTTTCCGTCGTGGCCGTCCTCGGGCAGTGCTGCATCATTCCGACCAAGGCTCCCAATACACCAGCGAAGACTTTCAGCGCTTGCTCGAGTCTCACGGCATCGTTTGCAGCATGAGCCGTCGTGGCAACTGCTGGGACAACGCTGCAATGGAAAGCTTCTTCTCGACGCTCAAGACCGAGCGCCTGAGCAAAAAGCACTACCGGACCCGAGATGATTTACGCGCTGACGTGTTCGACTATATCGAAAGGTTCTACAATCCACGCCGGCGTCATTCCACTATCGGCTACATCAGCCCGGTACAGTTTGAAAATCTAAAATGCGCCTAA
- a CDS encoding YeeE/YedE family protein produces the protein MSSSTATLARPGINPAPLGVSLLLIALGSWYLGQAVDGRHAALFVVGALLGLSLYHAAFGFTSAWRVFIADGRGDGLRAQMLMLAVGVMLFFPALANGSLFGTPVTGLVSPAGTSVIVGAFIFGIGMQLGGGCASGTLYTVGGGSTRMVVTLAAFITGSVIATAYMPFWTSLPQLQPISLVTTLGLAPALALNLAVFALIAGITVVVEKRRHGRLVASSAQPLSSPRLRGPWPLVAGALALVLLNFATLALSGRPRGVTSAFALWGAKGASLLGVDVASWAYWTKPANAAALAAPVTRDVTSVMNIGIVLGAMLAAALAGRYAPVWRLPLRSLAAAIVGGLLLGFGARLAYGCNIGAYFSGILSGSLHGWLWLVAAFVGNVLGTRLRPLFGLEVERVKPSAC, from the coding sequence ATGTCCTCTTCTACTGCTACCCTGGCCCGCCCGGGCATCAACCCGGCGCCGCTCGGCGTCTCCCTCTTGCTCATCGCACTGGGCAGCTGGTACCTCGGCCAGGCCGTCGATGGTCGCCACGCCGCGCTGTTCGTCGTTGGCGCCCTGCTCGGCCTGTCGCTCTACCACGCGGCCTTCGGCTTCACCTCGGCCTGGCGTGTCTTCATCGCCGACGGCCGCGGCGACGGCCTGCGCGCGCAGATGCTGATGCTGGCCGTCGGCGTGATGCTGTTCTTTCCGGCGCTCGCCAATGGCAGCCTGTTCGGCACGCCTGTCACCGGGCTGGTCTCGCCCGCGGGCACCTCGGTGATCGTCGGCGCCTTCATCTTCGGCATCGGCATGCAGCTGGGCGGCGGCTGCGCCTCCGGCACGCTCTATACGGTCGGCGGCGGCAGCACGCGCATGGTCGTGACCCTGGCCGCCTTCATCACCGGCTCCGTGATCGCTACCGCCTACATGCCCTTCTGGACGTCGCTGCCGCAGCTGCAGCCGATTTCCCTCGTTACCACGCTTGGCCTGGCGCCGGCGCTGGCCCTCAACCTTGCCGTGTTCGCGCTGATCGCGGGCATCACGGTCGTCGTCGAGAAGCGCCGCCATGGCCGCCTGGTCGCGTCAAGCGCGCAGCCGCTGTCCTCGCCCCGGCTGCGCGGCCCCTGGCCGCTGGTGGCGGGCGCCCTGGCGCTGGTGCTGCTCAATTTCGCCACGCTGGCGCTGTCCGGCCGTCCCCGGGGCGTGACCTCGGCGTTTGCGCTGTGGGGCGCCAAGGGGGCGTCGCTGCTGGGTGTCGACGTCGCCAGCTGGGCCTACTGGACCAAGCCGGCGAATGCCGCCGCGCTGGCGGCGCCCGTGACCCGCGACGTGACTTCGGTGATGAACATCGGCATCGTGCTCGGCGCGATGCTGGCGGCCGCCCTGGCCGGGCGCTACGCGCCGGTGTGGCGCCTGCCGCTGCGTTCCCTCGCCGCCGCCATCGTCGGCGGCCTGCTGCTGGGCTTTGGCGCGCGCCTGGCCTATGGCTGCAATATCGGGGCCTACTTCAGCGGCATCCTGTCGGGTAGCTTGCACGGCTGGCTGTGGCTGGTGGCTGCCTTCGTCGGCAACGTGCTCGGTACCCGCCTGCGCCCGCTGTTCGGCCTGGAAGTCGAGCGGGTGAAGCCGAGCGCCTGCTGA
- a CDS encoding diacylglycerol kinase family protein: protein MSTAEPGPNAAFYVVLNAGSGHSETELRCSTIRDVLGAAGRTCHLEIVRDASQIGDIARRVANQAKEHEGVLVAAGGDGTINAVAHQAVLQGCLFGVLPQGTFNYFGRTHGIPEDLADAVRALLDARVTPVQVGMVNDRIFLVNASVGLYPQLLEAREHDKRQYGRSRVVAILSALKTALGRHRPLRIELETEGHTRKLRTATLFVGNNRLQMEQVGMEPLTEAVEEGELAAIAPRVVGKFGMLGLLVRGALGRLGDAENVVAFSFKRLRVRHAALSPRRRIKVATDGEVTRMDMPLEFRVVEGRLRLLKPVPVPEAAPDGERAPAGARLA from the coding sequence ATGTCAACCGCCGAACCAGGGCCGAACGCCGCCTTCTACGTCGTCTTGAATGCCGGTTCCGGCCATTCCGAAACCGAGCTGCGCTGCTCGACCATCCGCGACGTGCTCGGCGCCGCGGGACGCACCTGCCACCTCGAGATCGTGCGCGACGCCAGCCAGATCGGCGACATCGCGCGCCGCGTGGCGAACCAGGCGAAGGAGCACGAAGGCGTGCTGGTCGCCGCCGGCGGCGACGGCACCATCAATGCGGTGGCGCACCAGGCGGTGCTGCAGGGCTGCCTGTTCGGCGTGCTGCCGCAGGGGACCTTCAATTATTTCGGCCGCACCCACGGCATCCCCGAAGACCTGGCCGACGCCGTGCGCGCGCTGCTGGACGCGCGCGTCACGCCGGTGCAGGTCGGCATGGTCAACGACCGCATCTTCCTCGTCAACGCCAGCGTCGGCCTCTATCCGCAATTGCTCGAGGCGCGCGAACACGACAAGCGCCAGTATGGCCGCAGCCGCGTGGTGGCGATCCTCTCCGCGCTGAAGACCGCGCTCGGACGCCACCGGCCGCTGCGCATCGAGCTCGAAACCGAGGGCCATACGCGCAAGCTGCGCACGGCCACCCTGTTTGTCGGTAACAACCGGCTGCAGATGGAGCAGGTCGGCATGGAGCCGCTGACCGAGGCGGTCGAGGAGGGCGAACTGGCGGCGATCGCACCACGCGTGGTCGGCAAGTTCGGCATGCTCGGCCTGCTGGTGCGCGGCGCGCTCGGGCGCCTGGGCGATGCCGAGAACGTGGTCGCCTTCTCTTTCAAGCGCCTGCGCGTGCGCCACGCGGCGCTGTCGCCGCGACGGCGCATCAAGGTCGCCACCGACGGCGAAGTCACGCGCATGGACATGCCGCTCGAATTCCGCGTGGTGGAGGGCAGGCTGCGCCTGCTGAAACCCGTGCCCGTGCCTGAGGCGGCGCCAGACGGCGAGCGGGCACCAGCAGGCGCGCGCCTCGCCTAG
- a CDS encoding GNAT family N-acetyltransferase → MKELQIRPATSADFDAMWTIFQAHVAGGETYPFEHDTSPEGAQAYWLGAGVTTRVAALGERVLGMYRVVPNQIGRGAHVANASYMVSPAARGGGVGRLLGEHSLGEARRQGYLAMQFNYVVSTNTAAVMLWKKLGFSIVGTLPKAFRHKRLGYVDAYVMYQLLQDPDHWPTRDE, encoded by the coding sequence GTGAAAGAACTCCAGATCCGCCCCGCTACCAGCGCCGACTTCGACGCCATGTGGACCATCTTCCAGGCCCATGTCGCCGGCGGCGAGACCTATCCATTCGAGCACGACACCTCGCCCGAAGGGGCGCAGGCTTACTGGCTCGGTGCCGGCGTCACCACGCGCGTGGCCGCGCTGGGCGAACGCGTGCTCGGGATGTACCGCGTGGTGCCGAACCAGATCGGCCGCGGCGCCCACGTGGCCAATGCCTCGTACATGGTCAGTCCCGCCGCCCGGGGCGGGGGCGTGGGGCGCCTGCTCGGCGAGCACAGCCTGGGGGAGGCGCGCCGCCAGGGCTACCTGGCAATGCAGTTCAACTACGTCGTCAGCACCAACACGGCGGCCGTGATGCTGTGGAAGAAGCTCGGCTTCTCGATCGTCGGCACGCTGCCCAAGGCGTTTCGCCACAAGCGCCTGGGCTATGTCGACGCCTACGTGATGTATCAGCTGTTGCAGGATCCCGACCACTGGCCGACGAGAGACGAATAG
- a CDS encoding GGDEF domain-containing protein encodes MSAASKKRPSSRRPAALLAALLLASGCAWGQAPATLDARLLELREINRFVPERALPLLLAIEPEARGGSRANKVEILTEVCSAYTWLGKFDRALAYCEELIALGRAEQDKDILASGLLHKAYLVFARNEQAQSHELVWEAERLAKDSKNAELLIRIGLTSSQAYGEEGNFPRALERMQRTLTYARQHGKEVQVAIVLDSLANLYAQMHEYDKGFAALSEAMAIASKTASPGRRASLKSTEYFLAVETGQMDRALKAQLEALALQRQIGAESSVPYSLVNLSDCYLKMRDYAHALEYSLQALKAAQALNDQVLVATAQVNIGQVQIARGHLAEGKRSFEQGLAIYEKTENKPEIQDVLIEYGDALERAGDFAGAVKAYHRERSISNELFEKRRQKAMLELQEKYDADRKQRQIELLKTENQVKSTEIANRRLQQRVWWLLAVVFALAAVVVGMLYRKVRHANAQLHEKNQELKQQSVRDPLTGLYNRRHFQDFMRGHQRSEKVIVEKRGAGTSGEEMVSALFLMDVDHFKHINDTWGHGAGDAVLVKMSESLREILRETDMIVRWGGEEFLAFLPSIPRNGLDEVARRLLNGIADTKIQYGDMTLSANVSIGYAPYPLAPNGISLPWERAVNLVDMALYMAKGHGRNRAYGVRGFAKSGNTSMEEIEQNLEQAWREGQVDMAIVAGGYPELRASA; translated from the coding sequence ATGTCAGCAGCAAGCAAGAAGAGACCGTCAAGCCGTCGCCCTGCGGCACTGCTGGCTGCGTTGTTGCTGGCATCGGGCTGCGCATGGGGACAGGCTCCCGCGACGCTGGATGCGCGCCTGCTCGAACTGCGCGAAATCAACCGCTTCGTGCCGGAACGCGCGCTGCCGCTGCTGCTGGCGATCGAGCCGGAGGCGCGCGGCGGTTCGCGTGCCAACAAGGTCGAGATCCTGACCGAGGTGTGCTCGGCCTATACCTGGCTGGGCAAGTTCGACCGGGCCCTGGCCTACTGCGAAGAATTGATCGCGCTCGGACGCGCCGAGCAGGACAAGGACATCCTTGCCAGCGGACTGCTGCACAAGGCCTACCTCGTTTTCGCCCGCAACGAGCAGGCGCAGTCGCACGAACTCGTGTGGGAGGCCGAGCGCCTGGCAAAGGACTCGAAGAACGCCGAACTGCTCATCCGCATCGGCCTCACGTCTTCGCAGGCCTACGGCGAGGAAGGCAACTTCCCCCGTGCGCTGGAGCGCATGCAGCGTACCCTGACCTATGCGCGCCAGCACGGCAAGGAAGTGCAGGTAGCGATCGTGCTCGATTCGCTGGCGAACCTGTACGCCCAGATGCACGAGTACGACAAGGGTTTTGCCGCGCTCTCGGAAGCCATGGCGATCGCCTCCAAGACCGCTTCGCCCGGACGCCGCGCCTCGCTCAAGTCGACCGAATACTTCCTCGCGGTCGAAACGGGCCAGATGGACCGTGCCCTCAAGGCGCAGCTGGAGGCGCTGGCATTGCAGCGCCAGATCGGCGCCGAGTCCTCGGTTCCCTACTCCCTGGTGAACCTGTCGGACTGCTACCTGAAGATGCGCGACTATGCGCACGCACTCGAATACAGCCTGCAGGCGCTGAAGGCGGCGCAAGCGCTCAATGACCAGGTGCTGGTCGCCACGGCCCAGGTAAACATCGGCCAGGTGCAGATCGCGCGCGGCCACCTTGCCGAGGGCAAGCGCAGTTTCGAGCAGGGACTGGCGATCTACGAGAAAACGGAAAACAAGCCGGAGATCCAGGACGTGCTGATCGAGTACGGCGATGCGCTCGAACGCGCCGGCGACTTTGCCGGTGCGGTGAAGGCGTATCACCGTGAACGATCGATCTCGAACGAACTGTTCGAGAAGCGGCGCCAGAAAGCCATGCTCGAGCTGCAGGAAAAATACGACGCCGACAGGAAGCAGCGCCAGATCGAACTGCTCAAGACGGAAAACCAGGTGAAGTCGACCGAAATCGCCAACCGCCGCCTGCAGCAGCGGGTCTGGTGGCTGCTGGCCGTGGTGTTCGCCCTGGCCGCGGTCGTGGTCGGCATGCTGTACCGCAAGGTGCGCCATGCGAACGCCCAGCTGCACGAGAAGAACCAGGAACTGAAGCAGCAGAGCGTGCGCGACCCGCTCACGGGCCTGTACAACCGCCGCCACTTCCAGGACTTCATGCGCGGCCACCAGCGCAGCGAAAAAGTGATAGTCGAGAAGCGCGGCGCCGGCACCTCGGGCGAAGAGATGGTCAGCGCCCTGTTCCTGATGGACGTCGACCACTTCAAGCACATCAACGACACCTGGGGCCATGGCGCCGGCGATGCGGTGCTGGTGAAGATGTCGGAGAGCCTGCGCGAGATCCTGCGCGAGACCGACATGATCGTGCGCTGGGGCGGCGAGGAATTCCTCGCCTTCCTGCCCTCGATCCCGCGCAATGGCCTGGACGAAGTGGCGCGCCGCCTGCTCAACGGCATCGCCGACACCAAGATCCAGTATGGCGACATGACGCTGTCGGCGAACGTGTCGATCGGCTACGCGCCCTACCCGCTGGCACCGAACGGCATCTCGCTGCCGTGGGAACGCGCCGTCAACCTCGTCGACATGGCGCTGTACATGGCCAAGGGCCACGGCCGCAACCGCGCCTACGGCGTGCGCGGCTTCGCCAAGAGCGGGAACACCTCGATGGAAGAAATCGAGCAGAACCTGGAACAGGCATGGCGCGAAGGCCAGGTCGACATGGCGATCGTCGCGGGCGGGTATCCGGAGCTGCGCGCCAGCGCATGA
- a CDS encoding tubulin-like doman-containing protein yields the protein MADIPTLDNINRKSELKVDLRPTLFIGAGGTGMEVMMRIRRRILSAVWNRHHPTRVESIHDFPVARFLHFDLDSNAVIDEGKSQRTDPWFELVKLTDEERLVEPLDLPQYHESDDSLARFPLIESWMPLRPKKLRALGIDPSKGAGQIRSVARLYLFDKYPKLRGRIKGALNFLSSNAGIERKENYQRLGLQVDTSKFRIVVIASNAGGTGAGSAIDLGWMAKAIARQEVADSQVDLVMFMPSGFAKANKERTEANAYATLMELETTMRDMNAQVKWMDPDSITGRGAPFDDVYFVDNANLANKATQDVKDVYQMVADTLFEDFASADFANRKRSVAVNQQQHKLGPYNPRVPEARFGDMRLSYSKVYSAFGQSVLDTQQSLREDIRAYELAALMVKEFFGLVGRDGLLARRAGDGERDSFMREQMDMRELPFDEFPDFKKGTVDVAPFQEYALTGLLLRDREGRSLLERVESKVQLEMDRIMAAFDINQWRERVAELLPNLERDAIREAGATAETSEDRIKRHTVELTGRLKERVRERLYALLDDRKQGGLEFVLSLLEQVKARLLQRDLAHAERNGRRYRDIRDALRTRQVEESLGNLSQAAGRLFGKGSAGPRSHGAPQARHRRLPAFPPAGRQRGPVHRSHAQHVGLAGRTAGAGRIRQRPVERHRRRIP from the coding sequence ATGGCAGACATCCCCACGCTTGACAACATCAACCGCAAGTCCGAGCTGAAGGTCGACCTGCGGCCTACGCTGTTCATCGGCGCCGGCGGCACCGGCATGGAAGTCATGATGCGCATCCGCCGCCGCATCCTGTCGGCCGTCTGGAACCGGCACCATCCGACCCGCGTCGAATCGATCCACGACTTCCCGGTCGCGCGCTTCCTCCACTTCGACCTCGATTCGAACGCCGTCATCGACGAGGGCAAGTCGCAGCGCACCGACCCCTGGTTCGAACTGGTGAAACTCACTGACGAGGAGCGGCTCGTGGAGCCGCTTGACCTGCCGCAATACCACGAGTCCGACGACAGCCTGGCACGCTTTCCGCTGATTGAATCCTGGATGCCGCTGCGGCCGAAAAAGCTGCGCGCGCTCGGCATCGACCCGTCGAAAGGGGCGGGACAGATCCGCTCGGTGGCGCGTTTGTACCTGTTCGACAAATACCCGAAGCTCCGTGGCCGCATCAAGGGCGCGCTGAATTTCCTGAGCAGTAATGCCGGTATCGAGCGCAAGGAAAACTACCAGCGCCTCGGCCTGCAGGTCGATACCTCGAAGTTCCGCATCGTCGTCATCGCCTCGAACGCGGGCGGCACCGGCGCCGGCAGCGCGATCGACCTGGGCTGGATGGCCAAGGCCATCGCGCGCCAGGAAGTGGCCGACAGCCAGGTCGACCTGGTGATGTTCATGCCCTCGGGGTTCGCCAAGGCCAACAAGGAGAGGACCGAGGCGAACGCCTACGCTACCCTGATGGAACTGGAAACGACGATGCGCGACATGAACGCGCAGGTCAAGTGGATGGACCCGGACAGCATCACGGGCCGGGGAGCTCCTTTTGATGACGTGTACTTCGTCGATAACGCGAACCTGGCCAACAAGGCCACGCAGGACGTCAAGGATGTCTACCAGATGGTGGCGGACACCCTGTTCGAGGATTTCGCTTCCGCCGATTTCGCCAACCGCAAGCGTTCCGTCGCCGTCAACCAGCAGCAGCACAAGCTCGGCCCCTACAACCCGCGCGTGCCGGAAGCCCGCTTCGGCGACATGCGCCTGTCGTATTCGAAGGTGTATTCGGCCTTCGGCCAGTCCGTGCTCGATACCCAGCAAAGCCTGCGCGAAGACATCCGCGCGTATGAGCTGGCGGCGCTGATGGTCAAGGAATTCTTCGGCCTGGTGGGGCGCGACGGCCTGCTGGCGCGGCGCGCCGGCGACGGTGAACGCGACAGCTTCATGCGCGAGCAGATGGACATGCGCGAGCTGCCTTTCGACGAATTCCCCGATTTCAAGAAGGGAACCGTGGACGTCGCGCCCTTCCAGGAATACGCGCTCACGGGTTTGCTGCTGCGCGACCGCGAAGGACGCTCGCTGCTCGAGCGCGTCGAAAGCAAGGTGCAGCTCGAGATGGACCGCATCATGGCCGCCTTCGACATCAACCAGTGGCGCGAACGCGTGGCCGAGCTGCTGCCGAACCTGGAGCGCGACGCCATCCGCGAGGCCGGCGCCACCGCCGAGACGAGCGAAGACCGCATCAAGCGCCATACGGTCGAACTGACCGGGCGCCTGAAGGAGCGCGTGCGCGAGCGCCTGTACGCGCTGCTCGACGACCGCAAGCAGGGCGGCCTCGAATTCGTGCTCTCGCTGCTGGAGCAGGTCAAGGCGCGCCTGCTGCAGCGCGACCTGGCCCATGCCGAGCGCAACGGCCGGCGCTACCGCGACATCCGCGACGCGCTGCGCACGCGCCAGGTGGAAGAATCGCTGGGCAATTTGTCGCAGGCTGCCGGCCGCCTGTTCGGCAAGGGAAGCGCAGGCCCGCGAAGTCATGGCGCACCTCAAGCGCGACATCGCCGACTACCTGCGTTTCCACCTGCTGGCCGTCAGCGCGGCCCAGTCCATCGAAGTCATGCGCAACATGTCGGCCTGGCTGGGCGAACCGCAGGCGCCGGACGAATACGGCAACGCCCAGTGGAGCGGCATCGCCGGCGAATTCCGTGA
- a CDS encoding ATP-binding protein, producing the protein MQDDLIKRVEEIQAISAVPTILETVAALTGLRFVCIAHVTDDSWTACAVLDRLDFGLVPGGTLDVTTTLCEEVRDTARAVVIDSVEGSERYREHHTPRLYGFQSYFSIPVFRTDGSYFGTLCGLDPEPARLTEKATVSTLHLFAELVSKQLDADSDLVATRAALLDERETAELREQFIAVLGHDLRTPLGAILLGTDILKHKHADPASAPVVERIRRSATRIASLVDDVVDFTRGRMGSGIPMRLRDAALDGYLEQVVDELRGLYPERVIDAVIVPGLRLHCDPERIAQLLSNLLKNALVHGFDHTPVAVRAAMAGDEFILSVTNQGRELARKVIDQLFKPYWRASSRSGNEGLGLGLYIVDQIARAHDGSIDVHSDGGSTSFVFRMRAADAAGRGR; encoded by the coding sequence ATGCAGGACGACCTTATCAAACGCGTGGAAGAAATCCAGGCGATCAGCGCTGTACCAACGATTCTTGAAACCGTCGCAGCGCTCACCGGGCTGCGCTTCGTCTGCATCGCCCACGTCACCGACGACTCCTGGACCGCCTGCGCGGTGCTCGACCGGCTCGATTTCGGACTGGTGCCCGGCGGCACGCTGGACGTGACGACCACGCTGTGCGAGGAAGTACGCGACACCGCCCGCGCCGTCGTCATCGACAGCGTGGAAGGCAGCGAGCGTTACCGCGAACACCACACGCCGCGCCTCTACGGTTTCCAGAGCTATTTTTCGATTCCCGTCTTCCGTACCGACGGCAGCTATTTCGGCACCCTGTGCGGCCTCGATCCAGAGCCGGCGCGCCTGACCGAGAAGGCCACCGTCTCGACCCTGCACCTGTTCGCCGAACTGGTGTCGAAGCAGCTCGACGCCGACTCGGACCTGGTCGCGACCCGCGCGGCACTCCTGGACGAACGCGAGACCGCCGAGTTGCGCGAGCAGTTCATCGCCGTGCTGGGGCACGACCTGCGTACCCCGCTTGGCGCCATCCTGCTCGGCACCGATATCCTGAAACACAAGCATGCGGACCCGGCCAGCGCGCCGGTAGTCGAACGCATCCGCCGCAGTGCCACGCGCATCGCCTCGCTGGTGGACGACGTCGTCGATTTCACGCGCGGACGCATGGGCAGCGGTATCCCCATGCGCCTGCGCGACGCGGCGCTCGACGGCTACCTCGAGCAGGTGGTGGACGAGTTGCGCGGCCTGTATCCGGAGCGCGTGATCGATGCCGTCATCGTACCTGGACTGCGCCTGCATTGCGACCCGGAGCGTATCGCCCAGCTGCTGTCGAACCTGCTGAAAAATGCCCTGGTCCACGGCTTCGACCACACGCCGGTGGCGGTGCGCGCGGCCATGGCCGGGGATGAGTTCATCCTGTCGGTCACCAACCAGGGACGCGAGCTGGCGCGCAAGGTGATCGACCAGCTCTTCAAGCCCTACTGGCGCGCCTCTTCGCGTTCCGGCAACGAAGGCCTGGGGCTGGGCCTGTACATCGTCGACCAGATCGCGCGTGCCCATGACGGCAGCATCGACGTGCACTCCGACGGCGGCAGCACCAGCTTCGTGTTCAGGATGCGGGCCGCCGACGCGGCAGGCCGGGGCCGGTAG
- a CDS encoding alpha/beta fold hydrolase — protein MRAGATALLCLLAGLAAAAAPRPALELVGGRQLESVTVRNPQAKAVVVFENGSRATLDGWGKVMDAVSPSATVFAYNRPGYANSAAASTPRDGATIVEELRATLKQKGLAPPYVLVGHSLGGLYMQLFARRYPNEVRGLVLVDALYPRVVKKPEDFPWTTRVAKRLFFSKTVQQEIDAIHHTGEAVLALPAIDDKPIIRLVNQPTSATAIAVDFGAFNFDPQTRALVRGLYPKAKTIVADSSHQMQSTSPELVAGAIREVLAAPAQ, from the coding sequence GTGCGCGCTGGCGCCACCGCCCTGCTTTGCCTGCTCGCCGGCCTTGCCGCGGCAGCCGCGCCACGCCCGGCGCTTGAACTCGTCGGCGGCCGCCAGCTCGAATCGGTCACAGTGCGCAACCCGCAGGCGAAGGCGGTCGTCGTCTTCGAAAACGGTTCGCGCGCCACGCTCGACGGCTGGGGGAAAGTGATGGATGCCGTCAGCCCGAGCGCCACGGTGTTCGCCTATAACCGGCCCGGCTATGCCAACAGCGCCGCGGCCAGTACGCCGCGCGACGGCGCCACCATCGTCGAGGAACTGCGCGCAACCCTGAAGCAGAAGGGACTGGCGCCGCCCTATGTGCTGGTCGGCCATTCGCTCGGCGGCCTGTACATGCAGCTGTTCGCGCGGCGCTATCCGAACGAGGTGAGGGGCCTGGTGCTGGTCGATGCGCTCTACCCGCGCGTGGTGAAAAAGCCCGAGGACTTCCCCTGGACCACGCGGGTCGCCAAGCGCCTGTTCTTTTCCAAAACGGTGCAGCAGGAGATCGACGCCATCCACCACACCGGCGAAGCCGTGCTGGCGCTGCCCGCCATCGACGACAAGCCCATCATCCGCCTGGTCAACCAGCCGACCTCCGCGACGGCGATCGCGGTCGACTTCGGTGCCTTCAATTTCGACCCGCAAACGCGTGCCCTGGTGCGCGGGCTGTACCCGAAGGCGAAGACGATCGTCGCCGATTCGTCGCACCAGATGCAGAGCACCAGCCCGGAACTGGTGGCAGGCGCGATCCGCGAGGTGCTGGCGGCGCCGGCACAGTAA
- a CDS encoding phytanoyl-CoA dioxygenase family protein, with product MLTLEQRQQYQRDGFIVLPGFKDAGAIAALRRRAEEIVEAFDPSQSRAIFTTRDQERASDDWFLGSDNTVRCFFEEEAFGPDGQLRQAKALSINKIGHAMHDLDPVFSHFTRDPKLAAVARDLGLAESQVWQSMYIFKQPGIGGEVRWHQDATFFDTTPISVTTFWFALEDATVDNGCLWAEPGGHRGPLRERFLRDGDRVTMEKLDATPWPDDSTAVSLEAEAGTLVCFHGLLPHYSAPNRSPVSRHAFTLHATDARTAYSARNWIQRDAGFPVRGFVL from the coding sequence ATGCTCACTCTCGAACAGCGCCAGCAGTACCAACGCGACGGCTTCATCGTCCTTCCCGGTTTCAAGGATGCAGGGGCGATTGCCGCCCTGCGCCGCCGTGCCGAGGAAATCGTCGAGGCCTTCGACCCCAGCCAGTCGCGCGCCATCTTCACCACGCGCGACCAGGAGCGCGCCAGCGACGACTGGTTCCTCGGCTCGGACAACACGGTGCGCTGCTTTTTTGAAGAAGAAGCCTTTGGCCCTGACGGCCAGCTGCGCCAGGCCAAGGCACTGTCGATCAACAAGATCGGCCATGCCATGCACGACCTCGACCCGGTCTTCTCCCACTTCACGCGCGACCCGAAGCTGGCCGCCGTGGCGCGCGATCTCGGCCTGGCCGAATCGCAGGTCTGGCAGTCGATGTACATTTTTAAACAGCCCGGCATCGGCGGCGAAGTGCGCTGGCACCAGGACGCCACCTTCTTCGACACGACACCGATCAGCGTGACCACCTTCTGGTTCGCGCTGGAAGACGCCACGGTCGACAATGGCTGCCTGTGGGCGGAACCGGGCGGGCATCGCGGCCCCTTGCGCGAGCGTTTCCTGCGCGACGGCGACCGGGTCACGATGGAAAAGCTCGATGCCACGCCCTGGCCGGATGACAGTACCGCCGTGTCGCTGGAAGCCGAAGCGGGGACGCTGGTCTGCTTCCATGGGCTGCTGCCGCATTACAGCGCGCCGAACCGCTCGCCCGTGTCGCGCCATGCGTTCACCCTGCATGCGACCGATGCGCGCACCGCGTATTCGGCACGCAACTGGATCCAGCGCGATGCCGGCTTTCCGGTGCGGGGATTCGTCCTCTAA